A region from the Bombyx mori chromosome 15, ASM3026992v2 genome encodes:
- the LOC101739273 gene encoding small RNA 2'-O-methyltransferase isoform X6: MIIAIQTLIFFRQSLLTALDRLLRPYFQKFALSLTKSSFESDDDEPDENVFAEYDDEKGVIFFPPMYVQRYAAIVDCLLDERWSGKLDKVVDLGYHDMSFIKYLKEVSGIKSILGVDLETIPLQCSSDLLSCNEYAPKRETPLQISLLQGNAADPDYRLIGCDAVIAIEMIEHMLPHDLERLVHTVFAFIKPWIVIFTTPNGDFNVLFKSLEKNGLRRLDHFFEWSRDQFHDWCSNIVTRYPEYTVSCRGIGPGPEGTEHLGCCSQMALFVSKNYHKQKDLNLNSLALVANDSVPNDLSDVIDNWESPELMTEMMIYPVNKLNCTTLQVKKFSKTTQGLMAKNKVDALVHTREVVEEIKHLTKMLNFNKSGLNQQDEKTHIWYNFNWGENAPYWNQYYKIVREYNYPFETKSDDCRILDLISDEMNRLIDLQYDDILSVDLNKLEIPLQHLMQTVQHITDDVEKVRELLEWNGYEVVDDMVIYSRLAIDNVTIDSQIDDWQENESVSDWDTADFRSTSISDGSANQDYHGLIYFRRCLLRAIDHKLRKLRSMLTAGEDISTELDRAVCRLMKLALQSSKYRCTPPPAKWMQCKLLDLLTLTEKAIEKRKRHYIENFPLKAIECDPAVFPGLTLENTKKIGQNEILEKYSYLTFSTEKLNANEFTPRPKYSPIDIDLEDDLSISSTDLLKVEYEYIERFSPTRETDENKLNLKKFDDDLKDWDDNDMEANLCSDHDYNKYDNSSGDTDHSANNKRLKFKRSNSYKKRGNRNKIANKVDCLRKTSKKCFEETPRRQDERKTSSTKIIKKVIRKKSSYSCLVKTCSYKDISMEYGIYTMKIKRSLEHKRSTATKPIPESLIELCHPEMTLQKDYDKFHYTQQQEAQAQTQDIGVDQDYQNISAAEESFFIDIISTDNTETLALRRTIGTDPDFREDNNSVVQSEKLIRSVSNDAMNVFDICQAVEVATVPSQAVFISDVDEPSTSKGIRHISLDVQCGPDEISKYCMLSPATSMDRFPMSTGIKIGDSLTNLVTKSTDCSTSMLDSEQCNIVTPKVKNFGIRIQDSDPCFKCKMDSSTITQDESYINTEINDTAELAIIGNTKTDDSEFPSIEGLSKISELAIQSLHGIDAVTTLVPKVAMATGNISPTKCLTPRLSYGAVHVHSYREKQGVHDVVYQGEWQRYRPNTRGEPLKSPISKETKLTVDRKKRSPKEKIIGKDARKEVEKQNYKRPVQMRKALESKTKSLVREENTIVSSKVPKIRAYKGSKKITKVASKVTVSSISSKNSKGTYVVKKTDVTNIKPDGQYGKASTILRRNYIPLYLRQRMKMEKSLSNVNNKSINNPIETTGIFQIHKQNLKSLANENNHFNFNKERRERYNFLVYRNENEKKDKFLLSKVATKASWQSKERANRSFSPQSQNSSTCSSPNSIATIRVAFNKKSCQRVRQSASPPLTSKSLDPRKSQSPASTKTSIMRTTGRKTKLSENKENIPHQNENINKNKDKRVFVRDSKNVYISQLKVENTSKQVDRKSSLKQKKSLKLNTTSLDNATEKQTSDLNVESETKAHNSKNLVDNENVCEIISNLTSIVEPSIKVHISEPTTPEKRINRQGLVTDWIDSSNIVLTATADNVAIGIRQLIERTLDFIDDSVDGDIGIDSETVVLNQENHNLSGDEILSQTSFTSAIDDERFYSGLENEPNNAPTCSFSSALDDEFLSLGSMGLEINEFDLLSFKSMPSHSDYVTVSDVASRIDSMRELFERKDTQVPQKAAGTLAIQAFSGFSLNSEPFVGDQPDRVNLIDSETGSLAVEITRQATSEEMFVSGRSSESYESCVLDEDAVVPDWLFRIISQQQEMSEEPETGGLIIPLPYDEPMALAEPMYDVNSNVVEPVGAGSGAGDGRGIHSDYSQDSSGRGTSLSSSDTSSGARSETITIDPSSFAVQLEVVGEGIDVSSDLNQIRSEQSLNIEGATNSRRVRERRTIDQPVTSSDVEADVSSTDTDVPDSDN; this comes from the exons ATGATTATCGCTAttcaaactttaatatttttccgCCAGTCTCTTTTAACCGCGTTAGATAGGCTTTTGAGGCCGTACTTTCAAAAGTTCGCACTGTCCCTCACTAAAAGTTCCTTTGAATCTGATGACGATGAACCCGATGAAAATGTTTTCGCCGAATATGACGATGAAAAAGGCGTTATTTTCTTCCCACCAATGTATGTACAGCGATATGCTGCTATTGTCGACTGTCTACTGGACGAACGGTGGAGCGGAAAATTGGATAAG GTGGTAGACCTTGGTTACCATGATATGAGTTTCATTAAGTACCTGAAGGAAGTTTCCGGAATCAAGTCAATTTTGGGAGTTGATCTTGAGACTATACCATTGCAGTGCTCATCAGACTTGTTGAGTTGTAATGAGTATGCACCTAAAAGAGAAACACCATTACAAATTTCA CTGCTCCAAGGCAATGCAGCAGACCCAGATTACAGACTTATTGGTTGTGATGCAGTCATAGCCATAGAAATGATAGAACATATGCTACCTCATGACCTGGAACGACTTGTACACACTGTGTTTGCATTTATCAAACCATGGATTGTCATTTTTACCACACCAAATGGTGATTTCAATGTACTGTTCaaatcattagaaaaaaatggcTTGAGAAGGCTCGATCATTTTTTTGAATGGAGCAGAGATCAATTTCATGATTG gtGCAGTAATATAGTTACAAGATACCCTGAATATACAGTTTCATGCAGAGGTATAGGACCTGGGCCCGAAGGCACAGAGCATCTAGGCTGCTGCAGTCAAATGGCTCTGTTTGTTTCTAAGAACTATCATAAACAAAAAGATTTGAATCTCAATAGTTTAGCATTAGTCGCTA ATGATTCTGTTCCTAATGATCTAAGTGACGTGATTGATAATTGGGAGAGCCCAGAATTGATGACGGAGATGATGATTTATCCAGTTAATAA ATTGAACTGTACGACGCTGCAAGTTAAGAAATTCTCTAAAACAACACAAGGTTTGATGGCGAAGAATAAAGTGGATGCTTTAGTTCACACAAGGGAAGTAGTGGAGGAAATTAAACATCTCAcgaaaatgttaaattttaataaaagcgGCTTGAATCAACAAGATGAGAAAACGCACATTTGGTATAATTTCAACTGGGGAGAGAACGCGCCGTATTGGAATcagtattataaaattgttCGAGAATATAATTATCCATTTGAG ACTAAATCAGACGACTGCCGCATTCTGGACTTGATATCGGATGAGATGAATAGACTGATAGATTTACAATATGATGATATATTATCTGTTGATTTAAACAAATTGGAGATTCCACTGCAGCATCTGATGCAGACAGTTCAACATATAACCGATGATGTGGAGAAAGTGAG AGAACTTTTAGAATGGAACGGATATGAAGTCGTTGATGACATGGTGATATATTCAAGATTGGCTATCGACAATGTTACTATCGATTCACAAATTGACGACTGGCAAGAAAACGAATCAGTATCGGat TGGGACACAGCGGATTTTCGGTCCACGTCTATTTCCGATGGAAGTGCAAACCAAGACTACCATGGTTTGATTTATTTTC GGCGATGCTTGCTCCGGGCTATTGACCACAAACTACGTAAATTGCGTTCGATGCTGACCGCGGGCGAGGATATATCTACTGAATTGGACCGAGCGGTCTGCAGGCTGATGAAGCTAGCACTCCAGTCCAGCAAGTACCGTTGTACCCCGCCACCGGCGAAATGGATGCAGTGCAAACTGTTGGACTTGTTGACCCTCACCGAGAAGGCTATAGAGAAACGAAAGAGGCATTACATCGAGAACTTTCCGTTGAAAGCGATCGAGTGCG ATCCCGCCGTTTTTCCGGGGCTAACTCttgaaaatactaaaaaaataggGCA AAACGAAATCCTTGAGAAATATAGCTACTTGACTTTCTCTACGG AAAAATTAAATGCAAATGAATTCACACCCCGACCCAAATATTCACCAATCGACATAGATCTAGAAGATGACCTAAGTATTTCTAGTACAGATCTATTGAAAG tagaaTACGAATATATTGAAAGATTCTCACCAACTCGTGAAACCGATGAAAATAAGTTAAATCTGAAGAAGTTTGATGATGATCTCAAAGATTGGGACGATAACGATATGGAGGCAAATCTTTGTTCGGATCatgattataataaatacgataATAGCTCTGGCGATACGGATCACAGTGCGAATAATAAGAGACTTAAATTCAAAAGGTCAAACAGTTATAAAAAGCGAGGCAATAGAAACAAAATTGCTAATAAAGTTGACTGCCTACGCAAAACCAGTAAGAAATGTTTCGAGGAAACACCACGGAGACAAGATGAAAGGAAGACATCAAgtactaaaattataaagaaagTCATAAGGAAAAAGTCCAGTTATAGTTGTTTGGTTAAAACCTGCAGTTACAAGGACATATCAATGGAATATGGTATTTATACGATGAAGATTAAACGGAGCTTGGAACATAAACGTTCGACTGCAACTAAACCG ATACCCGAGAGTCTTATTGAATTATGCCATCCGGAAATGACGTTGCAGAAAGACTACGATAAATTTCACTATACCCAGCAACAAGAAGCTCAAGCTCAAACTCAAGATATTGGAGTGGATCAAGATTATCAAAATATATCGGCAGCAGAAGAAagcttttttattgatattatttcaACGGACAATACAGAAACCTTAGCTCTGAGACGTACTATAGGCACAGATCCGGATTTTCGTGAGGATAATAATAGTGTTGTGCAGAGTGAGAAATTGATTAGAAGTGTTAGTAACGATGCTATGAATGTATTTGATATTTGTCAGGCAGTTGAAGTTGCTACAGTTCCATCACAGGCTGTATTCATCAGTG ATGTTGATGAACCCAGTACATCGAAAGGCATACGACATATAAGTTTAGATGTACAATGTGGACCCGATGAGATTTCTAAATACTGTATGCTTTCTCCTGCAACCTCAATGGATAGGTTCCCAATGTCTACAGGAATAAAAATTGGAGATTCTCTCACTAATTTAGTTACAAAAAGCACTGACTGCAGCACCTCTATGCTAGATAGTGAGCAGTGTAATATAGTGACACCTAAAGTTAAAAACTTTGGGATACGGATTCAAGATTCAGATCCTTGCTTTAAATGTAAAATGGACAGCTCGACGATAACTCAAGATGAATCATACATAAATACAGAAATTAATGATACTGCCGAATTAGCAATTATTGGTAACACTAAAACTGACGATTCTGAATTTCCTTCCATCGAAGGTTTGTCGAAAATCTCAGAACTCGCCATACAATCTCTACATGGAATTGATGCAGTTACAACGCTTGTACCCAAAGTGGCTATGGCTACAGGAAATATATCACCTACAAAATGCTTAACTCCAAGATTGAGCTATGGAGCTGTTCACGTACATAGCTACCGGGAGAAGCAGGGAGTGCATGATGTTGTTTATCAAGGAGAATGGCAAAGATATAGACCTAATACCAGAGGTGAACCTTTGAAAAGTCCGATTAGTAAAGAAACAAAACTGACAGTCGACCGTAAGAAAAGATCTCCAAAGGAGAAAATTATTGGAAAAGATGCCAGAAAAGAAGTTGAAAAGCAGAATTATAAAAGACCTGTTCAAATGCGGAAAGCCTTGGAATCTAAAACGAAGTCATTGGTTCGAGAAGAGAATACGATAGTTTCCAGCAAAGTACCGAAGATACGCGCATATAAAGGAAGTAAAAAGATAACAAAA GTTGCATCGAAAGTGACTGTGAG TTCGATTTCATCAAAAAATTCAAAAGGAACATATGTTGTTAAAAAAACTGATGTCACAAATATAAAGCCTGATGGACAATATGGAAAAGCATCTACTATTTTACGAAGGAATTACATACCGTTGTACTTGAGACAGCGAATGAAAATGGAGAAGAGTCTCTCGAATGTAAATAACAAATCTATTAACAATCCAATAGAGACGACAGGCATATTTCAAATTCACAAACAAAATCTAAAatcgttagcaaacgaaaataatcattttaattttaataaagagCGTCGTGAAAGATACAATTTCCTGGTTTATCGTAAtgagaatgaaaaaaaagataagtttCTGCTATCAAAAGTTGCAACCAAGGCAAGTTGGCAGAGTAAGGAGAGGGCGAATAGATCTTTTAGTCCTCAATCACAAAATAGCTCGACATGTTCCTCGCCTAACAGCATAGCTACTATACGCGTAGCATTCAATAAAAAGAGCTGTCAACGAGTTCGACAGAGCGCTTCACCACCTTTAACGTCTAAAAGCTTAGACCCTAGAAAATCCCAATCACCTGCATCAACGAAAACCTCAATCATGAGAACAACTGGAAGGAAAACAAAGCTATctgaaaacaaagaaaacatccctcatcaaaatgaaaatatcaataaaaacaaagacaAAAGAGTGTTCGTGAGAGATTCAAAAAATGTATACATTTCTCAATTGAAAGTGGAAAATACATCCAAACAAGTGGATCGAAAGAGtagtttgaaacaaaaaaaatcactcaAATTAAATACCACTAGTTTAGATAATGCAACAGAAAAACAAACATCTGATTTAAATGTAGAGTCTGAGACAAAAGCGCACAATTCAAAAAACTTAGTCGATAATGAAAACGTTTGTGAGATTATTTCTAATTTAACATCCATTGTAGAGCCATCAATTAAAGTTCATATATCTGAGCCGACAACACCAGAGAAAAGAATCAATAGGCAAGGCCTCGTAACTGACTGGATTGATAGTTCGAATATAGTTCTTACGGCTACTGCCGATAACGTTGCAATTGGAATAAGGCAGTTAATAGAAAGGACGCTTGATTTTATCGATGATTCTGTTGATGGCGACATTGGGATTGATTCTGAAACGGTGGTACTAAATCAAGAGAATCACAATTTAAGCGGTGACGAAATTCTATCGCAGACAAGTTTCACATCAGCCATAGACGATGAGAGATTTTATTCTGGTTTAGAGAACGAACCCAATAATGCACCGACGTGTTCATTTAGTTCAGCTTTAGACGATGAGTTTTTGAGTTTAGGTAGCATGGGACTCGAAATTAATGAATTTGATTTGTTATCATTCAAATCTATGCCGTCTCATTCTGATTACGTCACAGTTAGTGATGTGGCTTCGAGAATTGATTCTATGCGGGAATTATTTGAACGTAAAGATACACAAGTACCTCAA aaagCGGCAGGTACGTTAGCTATTCAAGCGTTCAGTGGATTTTCTTTGAACTCTGAGCCGTTTGTGGGCGACCAACCGGATCGTGTAAATTTGATTGATTCAGAAACCGGTAGCTTGGCTGTGGAGATAACCAGACAAGCT aCTTCCGAAGAAATGTTCGTGTCCGGAAGATCCTCGGAAAGCTATGAATCGTGTGTGTTAGACGAAGATGCGGTCGTACCAGATTGGCTGTTCAGAATTATAAGCCAGCAACAAGAG